A region of the bacterium genome:
GAAGGGCGCCAAGGCGGTTCATGTGCGCAAAGCCTGAAGGTAGGTTGTCCAACGTTATTCTAGGGGAAGAATCAAGTCCATGGCAGAACTTTTCGTCAAATTAGCCAATCAACAGGCCAGACCTTACACTCTTCCGGAACTGAGAAAAATGGCGAGCAACGGCATGTTTGGGCAGGATGATCTGGTGTTCAATGAAGACAGCCAGGAGTGGGTGAAAGCAGCAACGGTGTCTAAATTGGATCCGCTATTTCAAGCCTCTCCGGCTGCACCGGAAAGGCAGATTGTCTACGCGGTGGGCGGCGGCAAAGGCGGAGTGGGCAAGACCGTGCTGACCGCTTCTCTCGGCATCGGTCTGGCTTCTCTCGGTCACCAGGTGGTGATCGTGGATGCGGATTTGGGAGGCGCCAATCTGCACACCTGTATGGGCATTCTCGAGCCCGAGTACACGTTCTATCATTTTTACACGCTGCAAAAGGAAACGCTGGCGGATATCATGCTGGACACGCCGGTGGAAAACCTCAAGCTGATCAGCGGGGCGTGCGGGACTCTTGGAATGGCCAACCCCCGTTTCACGCAAAAACTGCGTTTTATCAACGAGCTGCGCAGGATTCAGGCCGACTATGTATTGCTGGACCTCGGCGCCGGTTCTTCGTTCAACGTCATCGATTTTTTCGTCGCCGCTGACCAGGGCATCGTCGTCACCACGCCCGAGCCCATGGCGATCCAGGAGACGTTTAATTTTTTAAAGATCGCGCTGATGCGCAAGATCATGCGTCAATTCAAGAACCAGCCGGAGATCACCGCGTTGTTCGAGCAGGAGGCTTTCACGGAGAACATCCAGCACGGCGGAACGCTGGGATCCCTGCTGCAAAAAATCCGCGCCTATGACCAAACGGCCGGGAATGCCACTGCCAAATTGCTTGACACCTTCAGACCTTCGCTTATTCTAAACATGGTGCATTCGCAGGAGGAGGTCAAGGAAGGCATCGCGTTGAGCACAGCGGCGGAAGAACTGCTCTACATCAACCTCGAATTCCTCGGTTATATCGACTATGACGACAGTGTTCGCAAAGCGGTCAAAGAGATGCGGCCGTTTATGATCGATAATCCCAAGTCCAAAGCTTCGAAAAGCCTGGCCAAGCTCATCTCCGTGGGATTGCAGGGCAAGAGCGGCTGGAAGGGTTTTATGGATCGACGCCGGGTCATCCGTCAGGCGGCGGAGGAGGCGAAAAACTATCCGGTCAACCAAATGCGCGAGAGCGAGACCATCTGTTCTGTACAGTGTTTTTACTGGGGCGACTGCGAGTATCAGAACGGCGGCTATCCCTGCCCGGTGCGCCATCTGGATCCGATCTTCCGGCGTTAGCTGGAATAAATTTACTTTTAGATTTGTATAATTTTAACTATAATGAAAGGTGAACGCTCCGTTCACCTTTTTTTATCCGTCCGGTGATTTGTGTGCGGCGTTGGGAAAATACCCTGATACTGCAGCGACGGTGCGCCAGACCCGTTCAGCCTCATTTTCGGCTGAAAAGCCGCTCTTTCAGACGGATCCCATCCTTGTTTTACATTCCGACCGGACGCAAGCCACAGGACCGCGGACAGGGTCTCTGGATCAACCATGGGACACCGCTACGACTTAAATGGCAGGAGGCAGGCATGGCCTTGCACGTTATTCGTGTGATTCGAGAATTAGCCGATCAGGGGTCTCCGGCGATGCACCGGCCCCGCAATTTTTTCTGTGCGGAGGGGGACGACGCCCGCTGTTCCAAATGGGAGCCCAACACCGACATTTTCGAGTGCGCTGATCACGTGATCATACGCCTGGAGCTGGCCGGCATACAGCGTGAGGCGATCTCCATCCTTTTGAAAAACGGTCGGTTGACGATCTCCGGCCTGCGCAAGGAGAAACGGCCGAATGAAACGATCTACTATCATCAACTGGAGATTCACTACGGCCTGTTTCGCAAGGTGATCTCCATTCCAGAGGACATTGAACATAACGATATCACCGCCGTCTTGGACGATGGGCTGCTGGAGATTAAAATTTCCAAGAACAGTCAAGTTGTGGAGATACCCATCTCTGTGGAAGGTGCGGAGTCGAGAGCGTAACTTGGAGAAAGTATGAAAGATTTGGAAGAACAACCCGTGATTCCGGAAAACGCCCAAACGAATATACCGACGGAGTTGCCCGTCCTGCCTTTGCGCGACACGGTGGTGTTTCCCAACATCGTGACGCCGCTGGTGGTGGCGCGGGAAAAATCCGTGCAGCTGATCAACGATGTCATTTCCGGCCATCGTATTCTCGGCCTGGTGGCGCAAAGGCGGCCAGAGGTGGAAGAGCCCGGACCGGATGACATCTATGAATACGG
Encoded here:
- a CDS encoding P-loop NTPase; this encodes MAELFVKLANQQARPYTLPELRKMASNGMFGQDDLVFNEDSQEWVKAATVSKLDPLFQASPAAPERQIVYAVGGGKGGVGKTVLTASLGIGLASLGHQVVIVDADLGGANLHTCMGILEPEYTFYHFYTLQKETLADIMLDTPVENLKLISGACGTLGMANPRFTQKLRFINELRRIQADYVLLDLGAGSSFNVIDFFVAADQGIVVTTPEPMAIQETFNFLKIALMRKIMRQFKNQPEITALFEQEAFTENIQHGGTLGSLLQKIRAYDQTAGNATAKLLDTFRPSLILNMVHSQEEVKEGIALSTAAEELLYINLEFLGYIDYDDSVRKAVKEMRPFMIDNPKSKASKSLAKLISVGLQGKSGWKGFMDRRRVIRQAAEEAKNYPVNQMRESETICSVQCFYWGDCEYQNGGYPCPVRHLDPIFRR
- a CDS encoding Hsp20/alpha crystallin family protein; translation: MALHVIRVIRELADQGSPAMHRPRNFFCAEGDDARCSKWEPNTDIFECADHVIIRLELAGIQREAISILLKNGRLTISGLRKEKRPNETIYYHQLEIHYGLFRKVISIPEDIEHNDITAVLDDGLLEIKISKNSQVVEIPISVEGAESRA